TCCGTGACGTGTTTGACCGGGCACGGCAAGCAGCACCGTCAATAATCTTCTTCGACGAGATTGACGCGATAGTCAGTCAGCGGGGAACCGGTGGGTCAGACGTCACCGAACGTATTGTTTCACAACTACTGACAGAATTAGATGGGCTACAAGAGAACCCGAATTTGATCGTTCTCGCAGCCACAAATCAGAAAGAAGCAATTGACCCAGCAATTCTCCGACCTGGTCGTATTGACACACACATTGAAATTGGCCATCCCGATAAGCAAGCACGTCGTGAAATTTTAGCTGTACATACCAAGGGGAAACCGCTTGGTGATGATGTAGATCTCGATGAACTTGCCGAACGACTTGAGGGATATACTGGTGCTGATATCGAGGCAATTTCACGTGAGGCTTCAATGCAGGCGATTCGTGAAGCGGCCGCAGAATATGGGCCGGCACAAGCAAACGAGCAGGCGGACGAGATTATAATCCACAAAGAGCACTTTGATACCGCAATTGAGCAGGTAGATCGGAGTACAACCTGAGCTGTTATGCTGACATCACAGAACTGAGATAACAGATCAAAGGTTATGTTTCTGCTACAACCACAGTTTCACCAGCTCGTGTTTTCTCCCCTTCCTGAACAGCAAGTTGGTCTCGGTTAACATGCTCTGGGAGAGTAAGATCAACGCGGCTCCCAAACGAGATATGACCAATTCGGTCTCCGCGTGTCACAGTTTCTCCTTGTTCTGGATATGTGTGGATACGACGAGCAAAAGCACCGGCAATCTGTGTCAGCGTATATGATCCGTTTGAAGTATCGATCTCAATATGCATCCGTTCGTTACGGTCTGAGTCTTTCGTAAATGCTGGTCGATTGGCACCAGGAGAGTGTGTTATG
This portion of the Salinarchaeum sp. IM2453 genome encodes:
- a CDS encoding protein sorting system archaetidylserine decarboxylase, producing the protein MRVAPTAIRYAGGVFCLGVFLLPFVPVLSLLFAGVSAFILFFHRDPQRVSPKHGILAPADGRVQQITTDDSGQVTVQIFMNLHDVHVNRAPISGDVIDITHSPGANRPAFTKDSDRNERMHIEIDTSNGSYTLTQIAGAFARRIHTYPEQGETVTRGDRIGHISFGSRVDLTLPEHVNRDQLAVQEGEKTRAGETVVVAET